In the Castor canadensis chromosome 1, mCasCan1.hap1v2, whole genome shotgun sequence genome, TCTAATATGCCCAGCGTCCTAGTGCTGTGGAGTTGGGGGGCAGTCCCCTCCCAAGGATATTCACATTTTCATTAGGGAGACACAACCCTCATTCAGCTGGTCCTTTGGCTGCTGGCAGCCTGGTTTCCCTTCTCCCTGAGTCATGGAAAGGACCCTGGGTCAGAGGACTGGAGCCCTGGGTTATGTTTCTCTGTTGGCAACCCACTGGCTATCCTTGGGTGGGCCAggcctatctgtaaaatggggctgaGGCAATAAGGATTCCATGACCTAACCTGGGTTcagggctcagcagggcctgGTGTCTTAGCCTTCTAAGAGCTTGATAAATAGCGGCTATTATGAGCTCAGATTTCAGTGTTCTCAAAGATTCTGTTTCTTAGTTCCTAAGATTCTAAGATGCTCTGATTTTCCAAAGTTCTGAAACAGTCTCTCTGAAATGGCGTTTCTAATGTCCTGTGGCTCTAAGGGTCTTGATCCCTAGCTTTGTCATGAAACCCTGCTTCCTCTGCCTGGTGGTTCTCCTAACCTCTGGGCTGGGAAGTAGGGCAGTGAGTGGAGGGGGATGGCCCACATTCAGGGCAGCCGAGGGCCCCAGAGCCAGGCTGGATCCAGGATACCAGCCTTGTGGCCCCAGGCCTGCGTCATCTCTCAGTGCTCTTGTCCAGGCCACCAGGACAGGTGCTAGTGCTGCCTGACAGTGGCTGCAGACAGTGGTGGGCTGAGTCCCCTCAGGGCTGGGGGCAGACAGGCTGGGACCATTTCTTCCAGGCCCAGCTCTGCCCTCAACATATCATGACCCTGGGCAAGCCCTGGAGCATCATGGTTGTTCTGGATACCATGGTGATGGTGAGCCTCCAAGCCCCAGGGTCAGGCCTTTTCTCAGTCTTTGTGGAAGGTGGTGGGTTAGGCCAGGGGTGGAGGGACAGGAAAATACAACTGTCCCTACTCTATACTTAATTAGTCTTTTATTAGAAATAACAGCAACCCAGCAGCCCCAGGGCCCAAGAATAAGTTAAGACATGGAACAGGCAAGGGGCAACATTCCCAGGCCAGACTTGCGTGCCCCAAACTTCCTGAGCAATCACTTCCGAGGGTCCCGGAGGGCCTTTTTCCTTGAGATGATGAGAGCGCAACCGGGCGCGGGTCGGAGGAGCGCCCCGGTGGATGCGAGGAAGTGGCCCTGAGCGTCGGATCGCCGTCCCATGGCGGCTCACTTCTCGAAGTAGGGCAGGTAGAAGAACTGGAAGCCCCGGTGGCCCTTGACCGCGCAGTAGATGAAGATCACGTGGTAGACTGCGGGGCGGGGCCAGTCAGCGCGAGGCTCCGCCCCTCCCCGCCTCCGCCCCGCCCTGGGCCCGCGCTCACCTCCCGGGACCAGCAACAGGACGCCGGGCACGAAGAAGATGGCGCTAGAGACACCTGCCGGAGGGAGAGGCGAGCAGCTCAGGGCCTCGGGGCCGCTGACTGCCTGGGCAAGCCTCCCTTTCCGCTGAAAAGGGGGCCGGTTCCTGCTGGGAGTCGGGAGGGCTTGCAAGGACCCTTGGGCACAGGAGGGAGGCGGAGGTTTCTGGAAATAGGAGGGGTGCTCACCTGGAGAGGGAGCCACCTCCAGTCCCACGCCGACCAGGATCAGCACTGCACACAGATGGAGTCGCGAGGGTGGGAACGGGAGGGGATGAGGGCAGGGCCTTCCATCCCCAACCCCCAGCCAGGCTTAGGCCTGGGGAATGAGCCCCCCATACCTAAGCTGGATGCTGCCTGGGTAGGGACCCTCCCCAAGAAGTTCACCAAGCTCTGTGTTTTCAAAGCAGGGCACTTGACAGGCCCTGGAAAACGTCTGTGAAATGAGATTTTTGTGTGCTCCTTGTGGcctttcactcattcaacaacACTTAAGGAACACCTCCTGCATGCCTGGCACCGGGAATTCCGTGGTAAAAGGCAGATAAGGTTCCTGTCCTCATGGTCCTTCCTTAGTGGAGGGACCAACCAGAACCTGAAAGCTATGACCCAAGTGATCAGGATACAGTGGAGGAAGTATAGGGCAGTGTGGGAACAGCCACGCTCAGTCAGCCTGTGGGACCAGGGAGACATGTCCTGGAGGCAGAGACATCTGAGCTGTACAGAGGTGACAGCAGCAATTGCAGTAACAGCTGGTACCTATTGACCACTTACAAGGTGCTGCCAGGCACCGGGCTAAGTATATTACATGTATTACCTTATTTGTCACCTTAACTGAATTTGATATAGAGAAGTCACCTGCCAATGGCTGCAGCCAAAAGGTGGAGGCTGTTTGGCTCTAGAGGCTTTGCTATGGGCATCATCCAGGCAGCGAAAGAATTCCAGACAGAGGGAACAGCACAGAGCCTGGGGGAAACTGGGGCTCTAAGCGCTTGTAGCATTTGACAAGACCAGACAGGAAAAGTGAAGGCTGGAGGTGTCTGGTGGGGCCTGTGGCCCTAGGCTAGGTAGGGATGTGGACTTTGATGAGCAGTGGTTAATGGGGAAGGTGGAGAGGTCATGTTGGATCCACTTGTCAGACCCAGAGTCCTAGGTCCCCAGTTAGAGGAGCTATGGGGTGAGGTGCAGCAAGAGGGCAGGTGGTACATCCTGGGAACTTAGTGGCTACCATGGACTGTTGTGTGTTTCATGTACTGCACAGAGCATCTCAAACAGGGCCCAAACTCCCTCACCGCCCCCTGGCTTAGTGCTGTGGCCACTCCCTTCCAGAGGAGCCATCTTCTTCTAATTTCCCAAGAGCTCTTTTATGGGCTTCTGGTGGACTCCAGATGTGGGTTGAAAACCCAGCTcatctgcttcccagctgccacctgagcccctccaccagcctgtGCTTGTGCCCTTATTTCAGAAGCCATGATGCTAACAATGCTTGCCTTGAGCAGCCAGTGCTAGTGCCTGACATAAAGCAGTGTTGGGAAATGGAAACTCCCTCCCCAGCATCAGGAGCTGGGGCCTTTGACCTTGGGGGGAGGGAGCAGCAGGGCAGCTACAGCTGGTCCCTCCTTATGGACGCTTCTTGATCCCAACCCTGGATCCCTTCTGGGAACCCTGCCTCCTCAGCCCTTTAGAATGAGGAAGGAGTGTGGGAGTCAGAAACATCTGACTGTGAGATCTGTCtgctccaggcctcagtttcctccatctGACATCTGAGCAATGGGAGTGGAGAGGTCCTGGTCAGCTTTCAGACTCCAGAGAAGAGGAAGTGACAGGGACCTCTGGATCAGGCTGGCTGGCACTCAGCATCCCTGGTCATAGGGATGTCTGTATTCCTGAGTAGCTGCCCTCACCTCAGGTTTTGGACTCTGCCTctcacttgctgtgtgacctctgtaagtggaaaaataaacCTGCCTGATGTTGACACAGAATAAATGGCAGCTGTTACTCTTCAGTTAAACaggctaagtaaaaaaaaaaaaaggttccatTTTCAGTCTGTGATTTCCTGGCTGGGAGACCAGGCTCCTGGGCTTGTTCCTCTTAAGACCCTGGTTCATCACCTGTAGCACGTAAGATGGGGAACAAGACCTGTGAGGCCCAGTGTGCCAAGGGGATGTGGAGCCTGCATAAGgggcagtgggggtggggaggaagacagGGGAGGTAGGGCCCTGGGGGCACTCACCCAGCCCcagcagcagaagcaggaaggaggCCAGCACTACCTTGCAGTTCTTCTGGATCAAAGGATGTTGGGTCCAGCTGGGTGGAAGGAGAGCAGGATGAGTGTGAAAGAGGTGAAGAAGGCTGGGAGACAGGGCTAGCTGGCTGGCTGCCAGGGGCTGAAGTGAGGGGGGTCTCACCTGCAGCAGGCATTATAGGTGCGCTGGGTATTGCTGCTGACTGTGCTAAAGGACCACTGGGAGCTGCGGATGGATGTTCGCCCGGAATCCCTGCAGGACATGGCCCAGTgaggaaaaggcaaggaagaacA is a window encoding:
- the Tmem134 gene encoding transmembrane protein 134 isoform X1 → MSAAQPQFSIDDAFELTLEDTGPGPESSGVARFGPLHFERRARFEVADEDKQSRLRYQNLENDEDGAQASPELEGGVSTRDSGRTSIRSSQWSFSTVSSNTQRTYNACCSWTQHPLIQKNCKVVLASFLLLLLGLVLILVGVGLEVAPSPGVSSAIFFVPGVLLLVPGVYHVIFIYCAVKGHRGFQFFYLPYFEK
- the Tmem134 gene encoding transmembrane protein 134 isoform X3, with product MSAAQPQFSIDDAFELTLEDTGPGPESSGVARFGPLHFERRARFEVADEDKQSRLRYQNLENDEDGAQASPELEGGVSTRDSGRTSIRSSQWSFSTVSSNTQRTYNACCSWTQHPLIQKNCKTFSRACQVPCFENTELGELLGEGPYPGSIQLSADPGRRGTGGGSLSRCL
- the Tmem134 gene encoding transmembrane protein 134 isoform X2, which codes for MSAAQPQFSIDDAFELTLEDTGPGPESSGVARFGPLHFERRARFEVADEDKQSRLRYQNLENDEDGAQASPELEGGVSTRDSGRTSIRSSQWSFSTVSSNTQRTYNACCSWTQHPLIQKNCKVVLASFLLLLLGLGVSSAIFFVPGVLLLVPGVYHVIFIYCAVKGHRGFQFFYLPYFEK